The following are from one region of the Nicotiana tabacum cultivar K326 chromosome 3, ASM71507v2, whole genome shotgun sequence genome:
- the LOC107762510 gene encoding uncharacterized protein LOC107762510, producing the protein MSLGFFHGEINVLQNFNNIDVTQDTLLPENRVDLLINEAFQGLRHEGIDVGSSQAGRKEVLNDMSASNSKDFFELLRDESQELYEGSKYSKVEFLLKLYHIKSLSGLSDKGMTMILDLFRDAFKFASIPDSFYKAKKTIKKLCLDYIKIDACPNDCMLYWGDDANEETCKYCHISRWKSNERGNRNRVPATSKKKKKKPAKILRYFPLKSRLQRLFMCSKTAEHMRWHVEHSNNDRIMRHPRDGEAWKRFDTIYSEFSSDPRNVRLGLASDGFNPFGTMSTNYNIWPVVLVPYNLSPWLCVKQPNFILSMIIPGLRTTSNNIDVYLQPLIKELNELWCGNL; encoded by the coding sequence ATGTCACTTGGGTTTTTTCATGGTGAAATAAATGTGTTGCAGAACTTTAATAACATAGATGTCACTCAAGATACACTACTTCCCGAAAATCGAGTGGACTTATTGATTAATGAAGCATTTCAGGGCTTAAGACATGAGGGTATTGATGTAGGTTCATCACAAGCAGGGAGAAAAGAAGTATTAAATGATATGTCTGCTTCAAATAGTAAAGACTTTTTTGAGTTGCTTAGAGATGAAAGTCAAGAATTGTATGAAGGTTCCAAGTACTCAAAGGTAGAGTTTTTGTTAAAGTTGTATCATATAAAGAGTTTGTCTGGGCTAAGTGACAAGGGAATGACTATGATACTAGATCTATTCAGAGATGCATTTAAATTTGCAAGTATCCCTGATTCTTTTTATAAGGCCAAGAAAACCATCAAAAAACTTTGTCTTGATTATATAAAGATAGATGCTTGTCCAAATGACTGCATGTTGTACTGGGGAGATGATGCTAATGAAGAAACATGCAAGTATTGTCACATTTCTAGATGGAAGTCTAATGAGAGGGGCAACAGAAATCGCGTGCCTGCTACaagtaagaagaagaaaaaaaagcctGCAAAAATTTTGCGTTACTTTCCACTAAAATCAAGGTTGCAAAGACTATTCATGTGTTCTAAGACTGCAGAGCATATGAGATGGCATGTGGAGCATAGTAACAATGATAGAATAATGAGGCATCCTAGAGATGGTGAGGCATGGAAGAGGTTTGATACAATATATTCTGAATTTTCTTCTGATCCCCGAAATGTTCGATTAGGCCTAGCTAGTGATGGTTTCAATCCTTTTGGAACGATGAGTACTAATTATAACATTTGGCCAGTGGTTTTGGTTCCATATAATCTTTCACCTTGGTTGTGCGTGAAGCAACCAAATTTTATCCTCTCAATGATCATTCCGGGTCTGCGTACGACGA